In a genomic window of Vibrio gigantis:
- a CDS encoding response regulator → MSFPVLICDDSALARKQMARSLPSSLNADITFAVHGLNALEELAQNQFKLMFLDLTMPELDGYGTLEEMQRLGDTTPVVVVSGDIQPKAQQKVMDLGAKAFLQKPIDKEALKAILREHVEPPKQPQLITPSPLELPILRRRDIYMEVANVAIGRAADALARHFNVFVHLPLPNVNIFEVSELHMALRDLADNDQVSGVCQGFSGEGIAGEALVLLSDSSVSDLKKLMKVPTESEQLEELELLMDVSNILVGSFLNGLGEQSEVRFFQSSPVLLGQHISIDSVIENTSGSFKKTMTFEVSYNIDGTSIRCDLLFMFVDESLPLLDNKLAYLMEEF, encoded by the coding sequence ATGTCGTTCCCAGTTCTTATATGTGATGATTCTGCGTTAGCAAGGAAGCAGATGGCTCGATCACTGCCTAGTTCTCTAAATGCAGATATAACTTTTGCTGTTCATGGGCTTAATGCACTTGAAGAGTTAGCTCAAAACCAGTTCAAACTGATGTTCCTCGACCTCACCATGCCAGAACTAGATGGCTATGGCACATTGGAAGAGATGCAACGTTTGGGTGATACCACGCCTGTTGTGGTGGTTTCTGGTGATATCCAACCAAAAGCGCAGCAGAAGGTCATGGACCTTGGTGCTAAAGCGTTTTTGCAAAAGCCGATCGATAAAGAAGCGTTAAAAGCCATTTTACGTGAGCATGTTGAGCCGCCAAAACAGCCTCAACTCATTACGCCTTCGCCTTTAGAACTCCCAATACTTCGCCGACGTGACATTTATATGGAAGTCGCTAACGTGGCGATAGGCCGTGCTGCTGATGCATTAGCGCGCCACTTTAATGTATTTGTTCATTTACCACTGCCGAACGTGAACATCTTCGAAGTGAGTGAATTGCACATGGCACTTCGCGACCTAGCAGACAACGACCAAGTGTCGGGTGTTTGCCAAGGCTTCAGCGGAGAAGGCATAGCAGGTGAAGCATTAGTATTACTGAGTGACTCAAGCGTGAGCGATCTTAAGAAGCTCATGAAGGTGCCAACCGAAAGCGAGCAGCTTGAAGAACTAGAACTGCTGATGGATGTATCGAATATCCTAGTCGGCTCATTCTTGAATGGGTTAGGGGAGCAATCTGAGGTTCGCTTCTTCCAGAGTTCACCTGTTCTATTAGGGCAACACATCTCGATTGATTCTGTGATTGAGAATACCAGTGGCTCGTTTAAGAAGACCATGACCTTCGAAGTCAGTTATAACATTGATGGAACGTCCATCCGTTGTGACCTTCTGTTTATGTTCGTTGACGAATCTCTGCCTCTTCTAGACAACAAGTTGGCCTACCTAATGGAGGAGTTTTAA
- a CDS encoding PAS domain-containing protein yields the protein MLNLPAEFEQFHWMVDMVQNVDMGLVVINRDFQVQVWNGFMTHHSGKQSHDAIGKSIFELFPEIPEEWFRLKTKPVYDLGCRSFITWQQRPYLFKCRNVRPVTQQADFMYQNVTLNPMRSPTGQVTSLFLSIQDATAEALIS from the coding sequence ATGCTGAATCTTCCTGCTGAATTTGAACAGTTCCACTGGATGGTGGACATGGTCCAAAACGTCGATATGGGGCTGGTGGTCATTAACCGTGACTTTCAGGTACAAGTTTGGAATGGCTTCATGACGCACCATAGCGGTAAGCAATCACATGATGCTATCGGTAAGTCTATCTTTGAACTGTTCCCTGAAATCCCTGAAGAGTGGTTTAGGCTTAAGACTAAGCCGGTTTACGATTTAGGTTGTCGCAGCTTCATTACATGGCAACAAAGGCCTTATCTGTTTAAGTGTCGTAACGTTAGGCCTGTAACCCAACAGGCTGACTTCATGTATCAGAACGTGACACTTAACCCGATGCGTTCGCCAACAGGCCAAGTTACCTCACTGTTCCTGTCTATTCAGGATGCAACGGCAGAAGCGTTGATATCGTAA
- a CDS encoding outer membrane beta-barrel protein — MLLPSRLLLLSPLATLCFNANAAKPAHDVYSELGGSSISNGNTTTQAIHSKFGFYYYVTPFIALDVNWNQANSYTDGPKTKDFGSKYQGLGAAVKVQQPIMKNFSLYAKGGASYITFTESQWDNNIGSHVDTKESGLYPNASIGADMRTPWKNFSVNANYNYQMLQDDYNASTFSIGFNYHFK; from the coding sequence ATGCTATTGCCATCTCGCCTACTATTATTAAGCCCTTTAGCTACTTTATGCTTTAATGCAAATGCTGCTAAACCTGCTCACGACGTTTATTCAGAATTAGGTGGCTCTTCCATAAGTAACGGAAACACAACTACCCAAGCAATCCATAGTAAATTTGGCTTCTACTATTATGTAACCCCATTTATCGCACTGGATGTAAACTGGAACCAAGCTAACAGTTATACCGATGGACCTAAAACTAAGGACTTTGGTTCTAAATACCAAGGGCTCGGTGCTGCTGTAAAAGTACAGCAGCCTATTATGAAAAACTTCAGCCTATACGCCAAAGGCGGAGCAAGTTATATCACCTTTACTGAGAGCCAATGGGATAACAATATAGGTTCTCACGTAGATACAAAAGAATCAGGACTCTACCCAAATGCTTCTATTGGTGCTGACATGCGAACACCGTGGAAAAATTTCTCTGTGAATGCTAATTATAATTATCAAATGCTACAAGATGACTATAATGCTTCAACTTTTAGTATTGGCTTTAATTACCACTTTAAGTAA
- a CDS encoding GMP reductase, with the protein MRIEQELKLGFKDVLFRPKRSTLKSRSQVELTRDFTFKHSGRQWSGTPVIAANMDSVASFEMAAALAEHGVMTAVHKHYTVEQWAEFAKTADKKTLNNVFVSTGTSEAEFEKTKQIMALSEDFVFICIDIANGYSEHLVEYVQKVRAEFPNKVISAGNVVTGDMVEELILAGADIVKVGIGPGSVCTTRVKTGVGYPQLSAIIECGDAAHGLGGMIIGDGGCSCAGDVSKAFGGGADFVMLGGMLAGHSESGGEVVEQDGKQYMKFYGMSSQSAMDKHSGGVAKYRAAEGKTVLLPFRGSVHNTISDILGGVRSTCTYVGAAKLKELTKRTTFIRVQEQENNVFGKE; encoded by the coding sequence ATGCGTATCGAACAAGAACTTAAGTTAGGTTTCAAAGATGTACTCTTCCGTCCGAAGCGTTCTACCCTTAAAAGCCGTTCTCAAGTTGAATTAACCCGCGATTTTACATTCAAGCATAGCGGTCGTCAATGGTCTGGTACTCCAGTAATTGCAGCTAACATGGATTCGGTAGCAAGCTTTGAAATGGCAGCTGCTCTAGCAGAGCACGGTGTTATGACTGCAGTACACAAGCACTACACGGTAGAGCAGTGGGCTGAGTTCGCTAAAACAGCAGACAAGAAAACACTGAACAACGTATTTGTTTCAACTGGTACCTCTGAAGCTGAGTTTGAGAAGACTAAGCAAATCATGGCACTTAGCGAAGACTTCGTATTTATCTGTATTGATATCGCTAACGGCTACTCAGAGCACCTAGTTGAGTACGTACAAAAAGTACGTGCAGAATTCCCGAACAAAGTTATCTCTGCTGGTAACGTTGTAACAGGTGACATGGTTGAAGAGCTTATCCTAGCGGGCGCAGACATCGTTAAGGTTGGTATCGGCCCTGGTTCGGTTTGTACTACTCGTGTTAAAACAGGTGTAGGTTACCCTCAACTTTCTGCAATCATCGAGTGTGGCGACGCGGCACACGGCCTTGGCGGCATGATCATCGGTGACGGTGGCTGTTCATGTGCGGGTGACGTATCTAAAGCGTTCGGCGGTGGTGCTGACTTCGTAATGCTAGGCGGCATGCTAGCAGGTCACTCTGAATCAGGCGGAGAAGTAGTAGAGCAAGACGGTAAGCAGTACATGAAGTTTTACGGCATGTCATCTCAGTCGGCTATGGACAAGCACTCTGGTGGTGTTGCTAAGTACCGCGCAGCTGAAGGTAAAACTGTTTTGCTTCCATTCCGTGGCTCAGTTCACAACACAATTTCTGACATCCTTGGTGGTGTACGTTCAACTTGTACATACGTAGGCGCAGCGAAGCTTAAAGAGCTAACTAAGCGTACTACTTTCATCCGTGTACAAGAGCAAGAAAACAACGTATTCGGTAAAGAGTAA
- a CDS encoding TnsA endonuclease N-terminal domain-containing protein has protein sequence MSALPFLSIATLLELETAFDTPARNLTKSRGKNIHRYVSAKMGKRVTVESFLECAACYHFDFEPSIVRFCSQPIRFSYSLNGKTHTYVPDFLVQFDTGEYRLYEVKSDKESSKEEFHCEWEAKVQGAFEIGLDLELVVEEEILDVVIFNNLKLLHRYASRDNLNDFHQILLTTLKRNGTQTAKSLGHHLGLNGRKILPFLCDLLSRNLLQTSLETPLSLESEFELGCYA, from the coding sequence ATGTCTGCTCTACCTTTCCTTTCTATAGCCACCCTGCTTGAACTTGAAACTGCGTTTGACACTCCTGCTAGAAACTTAACTAAATCACGTGGAAAAAACATACACCGTTACGTCAGTGCTAAGATGGGAAAAAGAGTCACGGTAGAATCTTTTTTAGAATGTGCCGCTTGTTATCATTTTGATTTCGAACCTAGTATCGTTCGCTTTTGTTCTCAACCGATAAGGTTTTCATACAGCCTAAATGGTAAGACCCATACTTATGTTCCAGACTTTCTAGTTCAATTTGATACTGGTGAATATAGGTTGTACGAGGTAAAGTCCGACAAGGAAAGTTCAAAAGAGGAATTTCATTGTGAATGGGAAGCAAAAGTTCAAGGTGCGTTTGAGATAGGGTTAGATCTAGAGCTGGTTGTAGAGGAAGAAATACTGGATGTGGTCATATTTAACAACCTTAAGCTTTTGCATAGATATGCCTCAAGAGATAACTTGAACGACTTCCATCAAATTCTCCTTACTACTTTGAAACGGAATGGTACGCAAACAGCAAAGAGTTTAGGGCATCACCTTGGCTTAAATGGAAGAAAAATATTACCATTCCTGTGTGATTTACTCTCTCGAAACCTCCTCCAGACGAGCTTAGAGACCCCACTATCACTTGAGTCTGAATTTGAATTGGGTTGTTATGCCTAA
- a CDS encoding integrase catalytic domain-containing protein — protein MPKKSFSSFHRKSALQQEKLEQNDRVVDSNDVDEATYQDISAFPENIANQITFRLSILRFLAGKCEKITPKTIEPYRVALQQLHDKNIPSAISIYRWWLVFRASGYNPVSLAPDFKSRGNRGAKVSPIVDSIIEQAVERVISGRKINISSAHRRVKRKVRQYNLTHGTKYPYPKYESVRIRVKKKTPFEVLAAKKGERVAKREFRRMGKKITTSAVLERVEIDHTMVDIFAVHPVHRVTLGRPWLTQLVDCYSKAVIGFYLGFEPPSYVSVSLALKNAIQRKDDLLSSYESIENEWLCYGIPDLLVTDNGKEFLSKAFDKACESLLINVHQNRVEVPDNKPDVERKYGTINTSLLDDLPGKAFSQYLQREGYDSVGEATLTLDEIQEIYLIWLVDIYHKDSNQRGTNCPNIAWRNGCQEWEPEEFSGSKDELDFKFAIVDSKQLTKAGVTVYKGLTYSSERLAGYRGKKGNHKVQFKYNTECMAVIWVLDEDVNEYFTVNAIDYEYASGVSLWQHKYNIKYLAELNSAEYDEDKEIDAEIKIEEIADRSILETKKIRSRRRGARHQENSARAKSISNTKLVPPQKDEEEIVIVDNEDWDIGYV, from the coding sequence ATGCCTAAGAAATCATTTTCAAGTTTTCATAGGAAGTCAGCACTTCAGCAAGAAAAACTTGAGCAGAATGATAGAGTCGTTGATTCCAACGATGTCGATGAAGCAACATATCAAGATATATCCGCATTTCCTGAAAATATAGCCAATCAGATTACTTTTCGTCTAAGCATTCTTCGTTTTTTAGCTGGTAAGTGCGAAAAAATCACTCCCAAGACAATCGAACCATATCGCGTCGCACTGCAACAGTTACACGACAAAAATATTCCAAGTGCGATATCAATATACAGGTGGTGGTTAGTTTTCAGAGCCTCCGGTTATAACCCGGTTAGTTTAGCTCCTGACTTTAAAAGTAGAGGAAATAGGGGGGCTAAAGTTTCACCAATTGTTGATTCGATAATAGAACAAGCAGTTGAAAGAGTTATTTCTGGTCGAAAGATCAATATCAGCTCGGCACACAGGCGAGTTAAGCGTAAAGTTCGACAATATAACTTAACGCACGGTACAAAGTATCCATACCCTAAATACGAGTCTGTAAGAATACGGGTTAAAAAGAAGACTCCCTTCGAAGTATTAGCAGCAAAGAAAGGCGAACGAGTTGCTAAAAGAGAATTCCGCCGTATGGGAAAGAAGATAACAACCTCGGCCGTATTAGAGCGGGTGGAAATAGACCATACAATGGTTGATATATTTGCGGTACACCCAGTACATCGAGTTACTTTAGGAAGACCTTGGCTCACGCAGTTAGTAGATTGTTATAGTAAAGCCGTAATTGGTTTTTATTTAGGTTTTGAGCCACCCAGTTACGTATCGGTATCGTTAGCCCTAAAAAATGCAATACAACGCAAAGATGACTTATTGTCTTCATATGAATCAATTGAAAATGAATGGCTATGTTACGGTATCCCTGACTTGCTCGTAACTGATAATGGTAAAGAATTTTTGTCTAAAGCCTTTGATAAAGCATGTGAGTCACTGTTGATCAATGTTCATCAAAACAGAGTCGAAGTGCCTGACAATAAGCCTGATGTCGAACGTAAATACGGGACGATCAATACTTCTCTATTAGACGATTTACCAGGGAAAGCTTTTAGTCAATACCTTCAGAGAGAGGGTTATGATTCAGTGGGTGAAGCTACTCTTACACTAGATGAAATTCAAGAAATTTACTTAATTTGGTTAGTAGATATTTATCATAAAGACTCTAACCAGAGAGGCACTAATTGTCCGAATATCGCTTGGCGAAATGGGTGCCAAGAATGGGAGCCTGAAGAGTTTTCTGGTTCTAAAGATGAGTTGGACTTTAAATTCGCTATTGTTGATAGCAAACAACTAACCAAAGCAGGTGTAACCGTCTACAAAGGACTGACATACAGCAGTGAACGTTTAGCTGGGTACAGAGGTAAGAAAGGGAATCATAAAGTGCAGTTCAAATATAATACAGAGTGTATGGCGGTCATTTGGGTGTTAGATGAAGATGTGAACGAATACTTCACGGTTAATGCTATAGATTATGAATATGCTAGTGGAGTCTCTCTGTGGCAGCATAAATACAATATTAAGTATCTAGCAGAATTAAATTCAGCAGAATATGACGAAGATAAGGAAATCGATGCAGAGATCAAAATTGAAGAAATTGCTGATCGTTCAATTCTTGAAACAAAGAAAATTAGATCTCGGAGGCGTGGAGCTAGGCATCAGGAAAATAGCGCAAGAGCAAAGAGCATCAGCAATACTAAGCTAGTCCCACCCCAGAAAGACGAAGAAGAAATTGTAATTGTAGATAATGAAGATTGGGATATTGGTTATGTTTGA
- a CDS encoding TniB family NTP-binding protein → MNETREARISKAKRAFVSTPSVTKILGYMDRCRDLSDFESEPTCMMVFGASGVGKTTVIKKYLSQNNRDSKVRGEIVPVLHIELPDNAKPIDAARELLLEMGDPLALYDTDLARLTKKLTDLIPLVGVKLIIIDEFQHLVEERSNRILTQVGNWLKMILNRTKCPIVLFGMPYSKVVLKANSQLHGRFSIQCELRPFSYQGGEGVFKKFLENLDKLLPFVKEAGLAEKNLQKKLYAFSEGNMRSLRNLIYQASVNAIDNHRATIIYEDLVVAAELTCSNKTYTWKNPFENGVKVTEEMLRPPPKDIGWEDYLKNINSRSKSKLNGGNMFE, encoded by the coding sequence ATGAATGAAACTCGAGAAGCGCGCATCTCAAAAGCCAAAAGAGCATTTGTATCAACGCCGAGTGTTACGAAAATTTTGGGCTATATGGATAGATGTAGGGATTTGTCAGATTTTGAATCCGAGCCAACTTGTATGATGGTCTTTGGTGCATCGGGAGTAGGCAAGACGACGGTTATCAAAAAATATTTAAGTCAAAATAATCGTGATTCTAAAGTGCGAGGAGAGATAGTTCCTGTTCTGCATATCGAATTACCAGACAATGCGAAGCCTATTGATGCAGCAAGAGAGTTGTTGCTTGAAATGGGTGACCCATTAGCGCTTTATGATACTGATCTGGCGAGGTTGACGAAAAAACTGACTGACTTGATACCTTTGGTTGGCGTTAAGTTGATCATTATTGATGAATTTCAGCACTTAGTTGAAGAGAGGTCAAATCGCATTCTTACACAAGTAGGCAATTGGCTCAAAATGATACTCAATAGAACGAAGTGCCCAATTGTTCTTTTTGGTATGCCGTATTCTAAGGTTGTATTGAAAGCAAACTCACAACTGCATGGACGATTCTCAATTCAGTGTGAACTCCGCCCATTTAGCTATCAGGGTGGTGAAGGTGTATTCAAAAAATTTCTGGAAAATCTTGATAAATTATTACCTTTTGTCAAAGAGGCTGGGTTAGCAGAGAAAAACCTTCAGAAAAAACTATATGCTTTTTCTGAAGGTAATATGCGTTCGCTGAGAAACCTCATCTATCAAGCATCGGTTAATGCCATTGATAATCATCGGGCCACGATTATTTATGAAGATCTAGTTGTTGCTGCTGAGCTCACATGTAGTAACAAGACCTACACATGGAAAAACCCTTTTGAAAACGGAGTCAAGGTGACGGAGGAAATGTTGCGTCCTCCACCAAAGGATATTGGATGGGAGGATTATCTGAAAAACATTAATTCAAGATCAAAAAGTAAGCTTAATGGTGGGAACATGTTTGAGTAA
- a CDS encoding antitoxin Xre/MbcA/ParS toxin-binding domain-containing protein, with product MNKETKKNFDRVFQEALALFGSEEATHYWLKHPVRGLSNKRPIDMLSTTEDTQVVISLIGRLEHGVFS from the coding sequence GTGAATAAAGAAACGAAAAAGAATTTTGATAGAGTATTTCAGGAAGCACTAGCGCTGTTTGGAAGTGAAGAAGCTACTCATTACTGGCTTAAACACCCAGTTAGAGGACTAAGTAACAAACGGCCAATTGACATGCTTTCAACAACTGAAGACACTCAAGTCGTAATTAGTTTAATCGGTCGTTTAGAGCACGGAGTGTTTTCGTGA
- a CDS encoding DEAD/DEAH box helicase, translated as MAHYIQGNKHFLAQATPGAGKTFMAANLAKGLFERSMIDFVICFSPSKTVSSSIQSNFSETLQDEMDGKFGSLGTSITYQSITHLDDKFWNRLLKYRVLCVFDEIHHCGGDNNENSNVWGQLILCKIKKVATYTLALTGTPWRSNLTPVVLSSYSDPEGTIVCDYQYTLAQAVQDGVCRKPTITLIDCDKSSIKLDNHIESFNSFNELISESEINYSTILNNKPALIHILGTAVTRLKKIRSQSPYAGGLIVATSVNHAIEIASLLKNTFNQTTTIVTYKNDDSQVRIKQFRTDYTEWIVSVGMVSEGTDIPRLQVCCHLSNIKTELYFRQILGRILRMTSCPNQEAWLYTFAAPKLIEFAEEVERDIPDSCRYLRRPQKKPNQALEHIATNSNLPLSDNGDNTDSVSINFSGRIDQSGSTESESNSAEIADLTLTSFKQRVIEAFQYL; from the coding sequence ATGGCCCACTACATTCAAGGAAACAAACATTTTTTAGCACAAGCCACACCAGGTGCAGGCAAAACATTTATGGCCGCCAATCTAGCTAAAGGCTTATTTGAACGCTCTATGATCGATTTCGTTATCTGCTTTTCTCCATCAAAGACTGTGTCATCGAGTATACAAAGTAACTTCTCCGAAACACTACAAGATGAAATGGATGGAAAGTTTGGCTCTCTAGGTACATCTATCACTTACCAATCAATAACACACCTAGATGACAAGTTCTGGAATAGGCTTTTAAAATATCGTGTACTTTGTGTTTTTGATGAAATACATCACTGCGGTGGTGATAATAATGAGAACAGCAATGTCTGGGGCCAACTGATTCTATGCAAGATTAAGAAAGTAGCCACTTATACACTCGCTTTAACTGGTACACCTTGGCGTTCAAATTTGACCCCCGTTGTACTCTCGTCATACAGCGATCCTGAGGGGACGATTGTATGTGATTATCAATACACACTAGCGCAAGCTGTCCAAGACGGCGTTTGCCGTAAACCAACGATTACGCTTATTGATTGTGATAAATCCTCGATTAAGTTAGATAATCATATTGAATCATTTAACTCATTCAATGAGCTTATATCTGAGAGTGAAATTAACTACTCTACTATTCTCAACAACAAACCTGCTTTGATTCATATTTTGGGAACAGCCGTTACTCGCTTGAAGAAAATTCGAAGTCAATCCCCATATGCCGGAGGCTTAATCGTAGCTACATCTGTCAATCACGCCATAGAAATAGCTTCACTACTCAAAAATACATTCAATCAAACAACCACGATAGTCACATACAAAAATGATGACTCCCAAGTCAGAATTAAACAATTTAGAACCGACTACACCGAGTGGATTGTGAGTGTTGGTATGGTCAGTGAGGGCACAGATATTCCGAGACTCCAAGTATGTTGCCATTTGAGCAACATAAAGACCGAACTCTACTTTCGCCAAATCCTTGGTCGTATACTCCGTATGACTTCATGCCCGAACCAAGAAGCATGGCTATATACTTTTGCCGCCCCAAAACTTATCGAATTTGCAGAAGAAGTTGAACGAGATATTCCAGATAGCTGTCGTTACTTGAGGAGGCCTCAGAAAAAACCAAACCAAGCACTAGAACACATAGCTACAAATTCAAATCTCCCCCTTAGTGATAATGGAGACAATACCGATAGTGTCTCCATCAATTTCTCTGGACGAATTGATCAGAGTGGTAGCACAGAATCGGAAAGCAACTCTGCCGAGATCGCGGACCTAACACTGACAAGCTTTAAACAACGAGTAATTGAAGCTTTCCAATATCTTTGA
- a CDS encoding helix-turn-helix domain-containing protein has product MKDLAKRFGAKLRGKRRDKKVSQDQLALLADIDRSYIGRIERGEVNITLEKAYQLAEVLECDVRDLLP; this is encoded by the coding sequence ATGAAAGACTTAGCAAAGCGCTTTGGGGCCAAATTACGCGGGAAACGCAGGGATAAGAAGGTTTCTCAAGACCAACTAGCTTTGTTGGCTGATATCGATCGAAGTTATATTGGCAGGATTGAGCGTGGAGAAGTGAACATCACACTCGAAAAAGCGTATCAGTTGGCCGAAGTTCTTGAGTGTGATGTGAGAGATTTATTGCCTTAA
- the cas6f gene encoding type I-F CRISPR-associated endoribonuclease Cas6/Csy4 — translation MNWFYKTVTFFPERCDNEVLAAKCLSTLHGFNYKYDTRSIGVSFPDWCEDTVGKKLTFISTSKVELDLLLKHHYFIQMRQLSYFDISATTKIPANCEYAAFTRNQSIDKSSAAGQARKLRRLEKRAIARGEAFNPALLKQKELIVLPHYHSLEVSSQSKNSTFRLNIQMKATHSFEGNSMFSSYGLSNTDNSYQAVPLI, via the coding sequence ATGAACTGGTTCTATAAGACAGTGACTTTCTTTCCAGAGCGCTGTGACAATGAGGTACTCGCAGCAAAGTGTTTGAGCACTCTTCACGGGTTCAATTACAAGTATGATACGAGAAGTATTGGCGTTTCTTTTCCTGATTGGTGTGAAGATACTGTCGGCAAAAAGCTAACGTTTATCAGCACGAGTAAAGTTGAGCTCGATTTGTTACTTAAGCATCATTACTTTATTCAAATGAGACAGCTTAGCTATTTCGATATATCAGCAACGACGAAGATTCCCGCTAATTGCGAATATGCTGCGTTTACTCGGAATCAGTCAATCGACAAATCTTCTGCTGCAGGTCAAGCAAGAAAGCTGAGGCGACTTGAAAAACGTGCAATCGCTAGAGGGGAAGCTTTTAATCCCGCTCTACTTAAACAAAAAGAACTAATCGTTCTTCCTCATTACCATTCGCTCGAAGTAAGCAGTCAAAGCAAAAACAGTACCTTTCGGTTGAACATACAAATGAAGGCTACTCATAGCTTTGAAGGTAACTCGATGTTCAGCAGTTACGGATTGTCCAATACAGACAATTCGTATCAAGCAGTCCCCCTAATTTGA
- the csy3 gene encoding type I-F CRISPR-associated protein Csy3, with product MELPTNLAYERSINPSDICFFVVWPDGTKEPLRYTSRIALGQMETASLAYDSLGNIKETATAGKLAHGNPHAGDFCSVPFGSSHIECFFSISFSSELRKPYKCNSKEVKDTIIKLIELYEKRIGWEELVSRYLINVCNGSWLWKNTKRAYRLDVELSPWPWSEKPVSFKNIRTEYREESAFKAHQQWSAIRQLVIDAFSQSDGLAIFEVKANLVLPTNSEIYPSQAFTENENKSTNKAGNKARTFQNTQIENTRSPIIGIYKVGAAIATIDDWYPNALEPLRVSRFGVHKGDVTCYRHPSTEKDLFTILQNAEQYIERLSAPGKLSQEVTNDLHYLVANLIKGGMFQHKGD from the coding sequence ATGGAACTACCAACCAACTTAGCTTATGAGCGCTCCATCAACCCCTCCGACATTTGCTTTTTCGTTGTTTGGCCTGATGGTACGAAAGAACCTCTAAGATATACATCTCGCATTGCGCTTGGCCAAATGGAAACGGCCTCATTAGCCTATGACTCCCTAGGAAATATAAAAGAAACTGCGACTGCAGGAAAACTAGCACATGGTAATCCACACGCTGGTGACTTTTGTAGTGTCCCTTTCGGTTCTAGCCACATTGAATGCTTTTTCTCAATATCTTTCTCATCGGAATTGCGCAAGCCATACAAGTGCAACTCAAAAGAGGTCAAAGATACAATCATTAAGCTAATCGAACTCTATGAAAAACGCATCGGCTGGGAAGAGCTAGTATCAAGATATCTCATAAACGTCTGTAACGGGTCTTGGCTTTGGAAAAATACCAAGAGGGCGTACCGCCTTGACGTAGAACTATCACCTTGGCCTTGGTCTGAAAAACCTGTTTCATTTAAAAATATACGTACAGAGTACAGAGAAGAATCAGCATTTAAAGCTCACCAACAGTGGAGTGCAATCCGTCAGTTAGTTATTGATGCATTCAGCCAATCGGATGGACTAGCAATATTTGAAGTTAAAGCTAATCTGGTACTCCCAACAAATAGTGAGATTTACCCAAGCCAAGCATTTACTGAAAATGAAAATAAGAGCACAAACAAAGCAGGCAACAAGGCTCGAACATTCCAGAATACTCAAATCGAAAACACACGCTCTCCAATCATTGGTATTTACAAAGTAGGTGCTGCCATTGCAACAATTGATGATTGGTACCCGAACGCCCTTGAACCATTGCGAGTCAGTCGATTTGGCGTTCACAAAGGCGATGTGACTTGTTATCGTCATCCATCAACAGAGAAAGATTTGTTTACCATTCTTCAAAATGCGGAGCAATATATTGAACGCTTATCTGCACCAGGGAAACTGAGCCAAGAAGTTACTAATGACTTGCACTACTTAGTTGCTAATCTAATCAAAGGTGGAATGTTTCAGCATAAGGGTGATTAA